Within Dysosmobacter sp. Marseille-Q4140, the genomic segment TGGGACCGCCGTCTACGGCGTGTTCTGGGATTCCGACGAGGAAAACGGACTGGGGGACGTGGTGGTCCGGGACATCGACCTTCTGAACATCTTTTGGGAGCCGGGAAAGCGGGATATCCAGGCCAGCCGGAACCTGTTTATCGTGTCACTGGTGGACAAGGACCTGCTCGCGGAGGAATATCCCAGGGCAAAGGGGAGCATGGATTCCCAGGTGATCACCGTGTCGGAATACATCCACGACGAGAACATCGACACTGCCAGCAAGGCCCTGGTGGTGGACTGGTACTACAAGGTCAAAAGTCCAAGCGGCAGGACCATTCTCCATTACTGCAAGTTCGTGGGAGACACGGTGCTGGAGGCCACGGAGGATGATCCGGAGTACCGGGAGACGGGCCTCTACGACCACGGGCTTTACCCGGTGGTGTTCGACGTGCTGTTTCCGGACAAGGATTCCCCGGCGGGCTTCGGCTATATCGCGGTGGCAAAGGACCCCCAGCTCTACATCGACAAGCTCTCCGGCGCGGTGCTTCAAAACGCCCTCATGTGCTCCAAGCCCCGGTTCTTCCGCTCTGCGCAGACAGGCGTCAACATGGAGCAGTTCTGCGACTGGAACCAGGATATCGTGGACGTGGAGGGATCTTCTCTGGACGAGACGCGCCTGCGGCAGATCGAGGTCCAGCAGGTGCCGGGGAACGTTCTGGATGTGTTGCAGCTGAAGATCAACGAACTGAAGGAGACCACCGCCAACCGGGATTACAACGCCGGCGGCACCACATCCGGCGTGACCGCGGCCGCCGCCATCGCCGCTCTCCAGGAGGCGGGAAACAAGACCAGCCGGGACAGCATTTCCGGCAGCTACCGGGCCTATCGCAAGATCGACTCCATGGTGGTGGAGCTGATGCGGCAGTTTTACGATGTGGAGCGGTCCTTCCGGATCGTGGGCCCCAACGGCGGGGAGCGGTTTGAACGGTTCTCCAACGCCGACATCCGGGATCAGGAGCTGCCGCCGGCGGTTCCCGGCGGAGAGACCATGGAGGGATATGTGCCCATGTTCCGCAGGCCGGTCTTTGATTACGATATCAGAGCTCAGAAGCGGTCTCCCTTCTCCCAGATGGCTCAGAACGAGATGGCGAAGGAGTTCTACTCCCTGGGATTTTTTAACCCGGAACGGGCACAGGAGAGCATGGCAGCCCTCCAGATGATGGACTTCGACGGGCACGATCAGGTGATGCAGCAGGTGCAGCAGGGCCAGACGCTGCTGAACATGCTGACCCAGGCCACCATGGAATTGAATATGCTGCGGGCGGTCCTGGGTCAGAGGACCGGAACCGTGTCCGCTCAGGCCGGAAGTTCTGCGGCGCCGTCATCCGGCGGAGGGACGGGCCGCGGGATCGGAGCGGAGGCCCTGGCAGCCCAGACCGCTCATGGAGCCGATACGACCCCTTACGGGCAGGTTCTCATGGAGCAGTCCAGGCCCGACATGAGCCGTACATCGGGGGTATCTGTCAAGTGATTACGATTAACATGTGTTCGGATCCGACGGAGGACGCCTACAACTTGCGGATCGAGGGACACGCCGGATATGCGCCGGAGGGGCAGGACATCGTGTGTGCCGCCGTTTCCGCCCTGGCGCTGTCCCTGCATGGATGGCTGGCCGCACATCCGGAGATCTGCCTTTGGGCCAGCCGGGACAGCGGAGGCAGCGCCCGGTTCCTCTTTCACAGGACGCCCGGCTCCAGGGCGGTGTATGAGATGCTCTCCGCAGGCCTTTCCTCCATTGCGGCGGAGTACCCGGAATACGTACGCATTTCCCGTGAAGTCCTGCACTGAAAAATTTTTTTCGGAAATTTGACGCTTTTTGGACGGCTCGTTGTTACGCTGGATCTGTGGCCGGAGATCAATTTCGTTCCTCTTCTTCATGGATGGATGCCCTCCGCGGGGCTGAAAAGCGGCGGAGGGCATTCCGATCCGGTTTCCGGACCCACTGGACACGGGACAACGCCCGCGGAAAGGAGGCCCCTATGGGCTATCAGAAATTCACGCTTCTCCCTGCGCGGCTGCAGCTGTTCGCCGGTGACGGCGGCGGTTCCGGTGACGGCGGCGGGGTGGCCGGTTCCCTTGGCGCTTCCGCCAGCGGCCAGGCGGATGATTCGGGCGGGGAGCAGCCAACTGTCCTCTATGGCAGGCAGGACGGAGGCTCCACGGAAGGTCTCGACGCCGGAGACGCAAACAATACCCCCAATGCCGAAAAAGACGGCAAAGAGACACTCAAAGAGCGTCAGGCCCGGTATCGGGAACTCATCAACGGGGAGTTCAAGGACTTCTACCAGCAGGATACCCAGCGGATGATCGACCGGCGGTTCAAGGAGACCCGCGGTCTCCAGGAGCAGCTGGAGAACCAGCGGGTGGTGCTGGACCAGCTCTCCAGCCGGTACAACACCCCGCCCGGCGATATCGCCGCCCTCCAGCGGGCGCTGGACAGCGACACCGCCATGTGGGAGACCGCCGCCGAGGAAGCCGGTATGACGGTGGACCAGTACCGCATGGTGGACAAGATGCGCCGCAGCAACGCCCAGATGCAGGGGCAGCTGCTTCGTATGCAGGCGGCCCAGCGGTCCCGCCAGCAGGTGGAGACCTGGCAGCGGGAGGCTGCGGAGCTCCAGCAGGACTACCCGGATTTCAACCTGGCGGAGTTCGTCAAGGATCCCCAGAACATGGAGTATCTCAAACACCATGTGCCCATGCGGATGATCTACGAGTACGCCAACCGGGACGCCATCATGCAGGACACGGCCAGCAGGGCCGCCCGGCAGGCGGAGACCAATGTGGTCAACAACATCCGATCCAAGGGGCGCCGCCCCAAGGAAAACGGCGCCGCCCAGCAGCCCGGTGTGGTGGTGAAGGACAACGTGGACTCCCTCACCAATGACGATATCGACGAGATCATCCGACGGGTGCAGAGGGGAGAGCACATCTCCTTCTGACGCTTTTTCCCTGTCTCTTTGCCGCAAGGAAAGGAGACAACCATATGTTCCAGAAGTTAATGACCATTCCCGCCATGCTGCAGCTCTTTGCGGAGCCCAACACCAACGTCACCACCGACGGCGGCCTCAGCAAGGAGATGAAAACCTTCTACGACAAGGCGCTGATCCGCCTTGCCGAGCCGGAGCTGGTCCACGATCAGTTTGCCCAGAAGCGGCCCATCCCCAAAAACGGCGGCAAGACCATCGAGTTCCGCAAGTATACGCCCCTGGCAAAGCAGCTGACGGAGCTGACCGAGGGCGTCACACCCGACGGCCAGAAGCTCACCGTGACCACCATCGAGGCCACGGTCAAGCAGTACGGCGGATACATCACCCTCAGCGACCAGCTGCTGCTCACCGCCATCGACAACAACCTCATGGAGGCCATCACCCTGCTGTCCTCGCAGGCGGCCCGCACCTCCGACACCATCACCCGGGAGGTCATGGTGGCCGGAACCAACGTCCAGTACGCCGAGGGCCAGGTGGACAGCCGCGCTGCGCTGGCCTATACCGACGAGACGGACAACATGAACCTCACCGTGCGGGCCGTGCGCATGGCTACCCGCACCCTGAAGAACCAGAACGCCAAGCGGATCGGCAACTCCTATGTGGGCATCGTTCACCCGGATGCGTCGTTCGATCTGATGAGCGATCCCGAGTGGAAGTATCCCCACCAGTACAAGGACACCAGCAATCTCTACGCCGAGGAGATCGGCGAGGTGGGCGGCGTCCGCTTCGTGGAGACCACCGAGGCCAAGAAGTTCGTCTCCGCCGGTGCGTCCGGCCGGGACGTGTATGCCACCATGATCCTGGGCGCCAATGCCTACGGCGTGACGGAGGTCACCGGCGGCGGTCTCCAGACCATCGTCAAGCAGCTGGGCAGCGCCGGCACCGCCGACCCCCTGAACCAGCGCGCCACCGCCGGCTGGAAGCTGATGAAAACCGCTGTCCGTCTGGTGGAGGAGTATATGGTGCGCGTGGAGACCACCAGCTCTGTCAACGACCATATCGCCAACTGATCGGGCCGCTCCCTGACTGGGGGCAGCTCCCGGAACAAGGAGGAGTATATGCCTAAGACTACCGCGAACGAAACCCAGAACACCGAGAGCCTGGAACAGGCTCCCGCCCAGGACACCCAGCAGGCTCCCGCCCAGGACACTGCGCAGAAGGACCCTGCGACCCAGGACGCGAAGCAGGTGGAGAAGGTCCGCCGGGGAGACGAACTGGTGGAAGTGGAGCTGTTCTACGACGGAGACAAGTACAAAGACCCCGTGCCGGTGATCGTCAACGGCATCAAGATTGAAGTCCCCCGGGGAAAGAGCGTGAAGATCAAGCGGAAATACGCCGAGGTCCTGGAGCACTCCATGGCGCAGGACAAGCGGGCCGGACAGATGCAGGCCCGTATGGCGGCAGAGTTCGCTCAGGAGACGCGAGACCTGGGCCTGGAAACGGAATAACCGCGAGGCACGGCAATCGGTTTGCGACACGGCGCAGGCGTCCTTTTTCCCGGGATGCCTGCGCCGTATTCAATCTGACAGAAAGCGAGGTGGTACGCTTTGCGGACCATCCATGTGAAAATCAACGGGATGTTTGTCCAGAAGGACAGCAAAAACGGCGGCGTTCAGGGCGAGGGGAACGCCACGCAGCTGCATATCACTTTGGATAATACATGGGCCGGATACGGCAAGCGGATCATCTGGCGGGATGCCAAGGGGCAAAATCCGGTTTCTCTGGTGCTGTTTGATGCCAATGGCGGCGGACAGGCGGATACCCTGGTCTATGAAACGCCCGTTCCGGCGGAGGCTCTGGCCCTGCCGGGGTGGTGCTCCTTCACGCTGGAGGGCTATCAGGCTGCCGACGAGGCGGCGCAGACCCCCGCCTCCGCCGCGTTCAGTGTGCGGGATTTCCTCCAGGTGGAGGAAAACGACAGTGTTTGTTCCCCGGCGGAGCCGACACCGGATTTTGCACAGCAGGTCCTTGCCGTGATGGGCAGGGTGGAGGACGGAATGAAAACCTATGCGCAGGATGCAGCCGACAGCGCAGAAAAAGCCGGAGAGGCCGCGGCCGCCGCCAATGAATGTGCGGCGGAGACGGCTGAAGCCGCAGCTGCGGCGTCCGGAAGCGCCAAGGCCGCGGAAGGCAGTGCGGCTGCGGCAGCCGGGGACGCGGAAGCCGCGCAGCGCGCTGCGCGGCTCT encodes:
- a CDS encoding ribosomal-processing cysteine protease Prp, which gives rise to MITINMCSDPTEDAYNLRIEGHAGYAPEGQDIVCAAVSALALSLHGWLAAHPEICLWASRDSGGSARFLFHRTPGSRAVYEMLSAGLSSIAAEYPEYVRISREVLH
- a CDS encoding N4-gp56 family major capsid protein, encoding MFQKLMTIPAMLQLFAEPNTNVTTDGGLSKEMKTFYDKALIRLAEPELVHDQFAQKRPIPKNGGKTIEFRKYTPLAKQLTELTEGVTPDGQKLTVTTIEATVKQYGGYITLSDQLLLTAIDNNLMEAITLLSSQAARTSDTITREVMVAGTNVQYAEGQVDSRAALAYTDETDNMNLTVRAVRMATRTLKNQNAKRIGNSYVGIVHPDASFDLMSDPEWKYPHQYKDTSNLYAEEIGEVGGVRFVETTEAKKFVSAGASGRDVYATMILGANAYGVTEVTGGGLQTIVKQLGSAGTADPLNQRATAGWKLMKTAVRLVEEYMVRVETTSSVNDHIAN